One Ricinus communis isolate WT05 ecotype wild-type chromosome 7, ASM1957865v1, whole genome shotgun sequence genomic region harbors:
- the LOC8269149 gene encoding protein ARABIDOPSIS THALIANA ANTHER 7 — MSRFLAFLIPTVFVSVSAMAYRKLWEYTDKDCGDVYHNFLPCYRFITGKMNEPTQDCCWGVAELNSIAKQNSTEPQRICQCIEFLAVAGERPFLVPDIDTLPIMCRTHLSFPISVRMDCFKI, encoded by the exons ATGAGTCGCTTTCTTGCATTTCTGATACCTACAGTCTTTGTTTCTGTGTCAGCCATGGCTTACAGAAAGCTGTGGGAGTATACTGATAAAGATTGTGGAGATGTGTACCACAACTTCCTTCCCTGCTATAGATTTATTACAGGGAAAATGAATGAACCAACACAGGATTGTTGTTGGGGAGTTGCTGAACTCAATAGTATAGCAAAGCAGAATAGTACTGAACCACAGAGAATCTGTCAATGCATTGAGTTTCTTGCTGTAGCAGGTGAACGACCTTTCCTTGTTCCTGACATCGATACTCTTCCAATCATGTGTCGGACCCATCTTAGTTTCCCCATCTCTGTTCGAATGGATTGCTTCAA GATTTAG
- the LOC8269150 gene encoding protein TPX2, translating to MADESNGRDMTTMMIDEIYEFSAPRFYDFTKGESDEETLKAELWFDQALSYAPSPFMPRIKTGRSFKVESLCDFSEAEQKQEVTESSSDSPSPSSSSEIKPQVEIMNSTETKEKETTLQEANKENNANLVNVSCQEDKMETIRAEETERSSSSIKTEIAGSRGKSKTETCCTPEPPVASQKEGLLTNSKKHQSGRHIATLVRNPSALKPKNQSQSSQVKGFKPESVKRETKIKNTPGASILAQENQAIKRQKLEGGRSREILNVKPPQPLHHKSKLGLVSGSSNSSVANKMKKEERKVYVREQPAPFVSMAEMMKKFQSSTRDLSLPHIKKSSFSHDGDASVIRRKTQLTLTTPKEPEFETAQRVRSVRIKSSAELEEEMMAKIPKFKARPLNKKILEAPTLSAVPRSTPQLPEFKEFHLETAARATQNADSASVASTEVSHKSQWKPNCLTEPKAPVLHTTLRARPPKVKSSSELEKEELENIPKFKARPLNKKIFESKGELGLFCNVKKHVTIPQEFHFATNERIPPPAAVADLFDKLSLTSEPRHDNPLPRNTVPNPFHLHTEERGAGKERKFVMELVQKQIEEEKARVPKANPYPYTTDYPVIPPKPEPKPCTQPEPFQLESLVRHEEEMQREMEERHRIEKEEEERRIFKAHPILKEDPVPLPEKVRKPLTQVQQINLHVDHRAVDRAEFDHKVKEKELLYKRYREESEAAKMIEEEKALKQMRRTMVPHARPVPNFDHPFCPKKSTKGATKAKSPNLRVLRRKERQRMLVNAVSSPASFMR from the exons ATGGCGGATGAATCCAACGGCAGAGACATGACGACGATGATGATAGATGAGATTTACGAGTTTTCTGCCCCAAGATTTTACGATTTTACAAAGGGAGAATCAGATGAAGAGACGCTTAAAGCCGAACTTTGGTTCGATCAAGCTCTTAGCTATGCTCCTTCAC CTTTCATGCCCAGAATTAAGACTGGTAGATCATTTAAGGTTGAGAGCTTATGTGATTTTAGTGAAGCAGAACAAAAGCAGGAG GTAACCGAATCATCATCGGATTCACCATCTCCTAGTTCTTCCTCGGAGATTAAGCCTCAAGTAGAGATCATGAATTCCACTGAAACTAAGGAGAAAGAAACAACTCTTCAAGAGGcaaacaaagaaaacaatGCAAACCTCGTCAATGTTTCTTGCCAAGAGGATAAGATGGAGACTATTCGCGCTGAAGAAACTGAAAG GAGCTCTAGTTCTATTAAAACGGAAATTGCTGGTAGTAGAGGGAAAAGTAAAACTGAAACTTGCTGCACCCCTGAGCCACCAGTAGCTTCTCAGAAGGAAGGCCTATTGACCAATTCCAAGAAGCACCAATCTGGTAGACACATAGCTACTTTGGTTAGGAATCCATCGGCACTGAAGCCCAAGAATCAATCACAGTCATCGCAAGTTAAAGGCTTCAAACCCGAAAGTGTTAAAAG AGAGACAAAGATTAAAAACACACCTGGGGCTTCCATTTTAGCCCAAGAGAATCAGGCCATTAAACGGCAGAAGCTGGAAGGGGGAAGATCCAGAGAG ATTCTTAATGTTAAACCGCCACAACCATTACACCACAAGTCCAAACTAGGTCTTGTCAGTGGCAGTTCTAACTCATCCGTTGCTAACAAgatgaagaaagaagagagaaag gtTTATGTTAGGGAACAACCAGCACCATTTGTTTCAATGGCAGAGATGATGAAAAAGTTCCAATCAAGTACCAGGGACTTGTCACTGCCACACATTAAAAAAAGTTCTTTCTCACAT GATGGTGATGCTTCTGTCATCCGGAGGAAAACTCAACTCACATTGACTACGCCAAAGGAGCCTGAATTTGAAACAGCTCAGCGGGTTCGCTCAGTCAGAATAAAGAGTTCTGCTGAGCTTGAAGAAGAGATGATGGCAAAAATCCCAAAGTTCAAAGCCAGACCATTGAACAAGAAG ATCTTGGAAGCTCCAACTTTATCTGCAGTACCAAGAAGTACCCCTCAACTGCCTGAATTTAAG GAATTCCATTTGGAGACTGCAGCAAGGGCCACTCAGAATGCAGATTCAGCTTCAGTGGCCTCAACAGAAGTGTCTCATAAG AGTCAGTGGAAGCCTAATTGTCTAACTGAACCTAAAGCTCCTGTTCTTCATACTACTTTGAGGGCTCGCCCACCAAAGGTGAAATCTTCTTCAGAGCTTGAGAAAGAGGAACTTGAAAATATTCCTAAATTCAAGGCAAGACCTCTGAATAAGAAG ATATTTGAAAGTAAAGGAGAACTGGGGCTTTTTTGCAATGTAAAGAAACATGTCACTATACCTCAAGAATTTCACTTTGCCACGAATGAGAGGATTCCACCACCAGCTGCTGTTGCTGATTTGTTTGATAAG CTTTCATTGACCTCAGAACCTCGCCATGATAATCCACTTCCAAGAAATACAGTGCCAAATCCATTCCATCTTCACACAGAG GAAAGAGGAGCTGGAAAAGAGAGGAAATTCGTGATGGAGCTTGTGCAGAAGCAGATAGAGGAGGAAAAAGCCAGAGTGCCGAAGGCTAATCCATATCCTTATACCACTGACTATCCTGTG ATTCCTCCAAAACCAGAGCCCAAACCATGCACACAGCCAGAACCTTTCCAGTTGGAAAGCCTAGTGAGACATGAGGAAGAAATGCAGAGGGAGATGGAAGAAAGACACAGgattgaaaaagaagaggagGAAAGGAGGATATTCAAAGCACATCCAATTCTCAAAGA GGACCCAGTTCCACTACCAGAGAAAGTGCGTAAACCCCTCACACAAGTTCAACAGATTAATCTCCATGTAGATCACAGAGCTGTCGATAGAGCCGAGTTTGATCATAAA GTTAAAGAGAAAGAGCTCTTATACAAGAGATACAGAGAGGAGAGTGAAGCTGCAAAGATG ATAGAGGAAGAGAAGGCACTAAAGCAAATGAGAAGGACAATGGTTCCCCATGCAAGGCCGGTGCCTAACTTTGACCATCCATTCTGCCCCAAGAA ATCTACCAAGGGAGCCACAAAGGCAAAATCACCCAACTTGCGGGTGCttagaagaaaagagaggCAAAGGATGTTGGTAAATGCAGTCTCCAGCCCTGCTTCATTTATGAGGTGA
- the LOC8269148 gene encoding protein ARABIDOPSIS THALIANA ANTHER 7 has protein sequence MTRLIAFLTVILLVSGSAMPQQIQDFIDCLNVIIYFSSCIGYIDGHVREPTWGCCMGVHELNRLVKQDRDAQKICQCIELIAAVDDPPFVLANIDALPSKCQTHLSFPISVKKNCSEVQ, from the exons ATGACTCGCCTGATAGCATTTCTAACAGTTATCCTCTTAGTTTCTGGATCAGCCATGCCTCAGCAGATACAAGATTTCATCGATTGTTTGAATGTTATTATATACTTCAGCTCATGTATAGGGTATATCGATGGGCATGTGAGGGAACCAACATGGGGCTGTTGCATGGGAGTTCACGAACTTAATAGGTTAGTGAAACAGGATCGTGATGCCCAGAAGATCTGTCAATGCATTGAGCTCATTGCAGCCGTAGATGATCCTCCTTTTGTTCTTGCCAACATTGATGCTCTTCCATCCAAATGCCAGACACATCTCAGCTTTCCCATCTCTGTTAAAAAGAATTGCTCAGA AGTTCAGTGA